From Chloroflexota bacterium, one genomic window encodes:
- a CDS encoding cytochrome b6 (electron transport protein) — MFEKIFQWLDERLGLEAIYGAVLDRKVPKVNWWFTLGSASLFLFVMQGITGIFLTMYYVPSPDKAYDSIQYIMDGVAFGWLIRGIHHWGASLMVLIVFIHMLRTFFYGAYKYPREITWLTGSLLLLLTLGMGFTGYLLPWNQRAYWATTVGTEIAGTVPGIGDFILRALRGGSGLSAVTLARFFSAHIWLLPLGIVLLISVHMYLIIRLGISNVPGEDE, encoded by the coding sequence ATGTTTGAAAAAATTTTCCAATGGCTCGATGAACGTCTTGGCCTGGAGGCCATTTACGGCGCCGTACTCGACCGAAAAGTACCCAAAGTGAACTGGTGGTTCACCCTGGGCAGCGCCAGTTTATTCCTGTTCGTCATGCAGGGCATCACTGGCATATTCCTAACCATGTACTACGTTCCCTCCCCCGATAAAGCCTACGACAGCATTCAATATATCATGGATGGCGTGGCTTTCGGCTGGCTGATCCGCGGCATCCATCACTGGGGAGCCAGCCTGATGGTGTTAATCGTCTTCATACACATGCTGCGCACCTTCTTCTACGGCGCCTACAAATACCCCCGCGAAATCACCTGGCTGACAGGATCCCTCTTGCTGCTGCTCACCTTGGGCATGGGCTTCACTGGCTATTTGTTGCCCTGGAATCAGCGAGCGTACTGGGCGACTACCGTGGGCACCGAAATCGCTGGAACTGTACCCGGAATTGGCGATTTCATCCTTAGAGCCTTACGCGGCGGCAGCGGCCTGAGCGCAGTCACACTGGCGCGCTTCTTCTCGGCACATATCTGGCTTTTGCCGTTGGGCATTGTGCTGCTCATCAGCGTCCATATGTATCTCATCATCCGCCTGGGAATTTCCAATGTCCCCGGCGAGGACGAGTAA